A single genomic interval of Gouania willdenowi chromosome 10, fGouWil2.1, whole genome shotgun sequence harbors:
- the LOC114470639 gene encoding fibrous sheath CABYR-binding protein-like: MAAKVAIVAVPAVLGIASIRVYTIRDTQSDELVTRQRLNIYTPLAESSQVNFVSESPGVIESGVTATREGILPIFRAVKGACVSIKSGTINLYHASEDVYYYLKDPPPGFLPRVGTISMAGLLGMFLARKGSRFKRLALPLGLTCAGASVCYPAQAVAVCKITGRNVYAAGQWSITSVSSLFTSTEPLAKEFVASQPQSVPVPNSESTGSHEASALSSTTETSPQSSATQEDDVESAKSVPIPSDPVVAKEEESTEIYDSAPTETNAENPLPAENGIVEEDTDIKPAVDHITISQPELVEASPVEAAAVEAAPVEAESEVPVEAAPVEAESAPAEAIPVEAEAAAPVEAAPVEASSVEASPVEVSPVEAAPVEAESAPVEAAPVESEAAPVEGTPVEAEAASPVEAAPVKASPVEVAPVEVAPVEVAPVEVAPVEVAPVEVAPVEVAPVEVAPVEVTPVEAAPVEVAPVESSTVPEEPSIPQTFVDLEASLITPKAAAEPEIMDQTPDSPTVAPSPAISKEGSGFKADPSIMDFGQSSPEDSDLYTTRS; this comes from the exons ATGGCGGCCAAG GTGGCAATTGTGGCTGTCCCTGCAGTGCTGGGGATAGCCTCCATTCGTGTTTACACCATCCGTGACACACAGTCAGATGAGTTGGTTACGCGACAGAGG CTGAACATCTACACCCCACTAGCAGAGTCTTCTCAGGTTAACTTTGTCTCAGAGAGTCCTGGAGTCATAGAGAGTGGTGTAACAGCCACCAGGGAGGGCATTCTGCCAATTTTCCGGGCAGTTAAG GGTGCCTGTGTCTCAATAAAGAGTGGAACTATTAATCTGTACCATGCAAGTGAAG ATGTATATTACTACTTGAAGGACCCTCCTCCTGGGTTTCTTCCAAGAGTTGGCACCATCTCGATGGCTGGCCTGCTGGGCATGTTTTTGGCACGTAAAG GCTCTCGTTTTAAGAGGTTAGCTCTTCCTCTGGGTCTAACATGTGCAGGAGCGTCGGTATGCTACCCGGCTCAAGCTGTGGCCGTGTGTAAG ATAACAGGGAGGAATGTGTATGCAGCTGGACAGTGGAGCATCACATCTGTGTCTTCTCTGTTCACCTCCACTGAGCCTTTAGCCAAAGAGTTTGTTGCTTCACAACCACAG TCAGTTCCAGTGCCAAATTCTGAGTCGACGGGGTCTCATGAAGCATCAGCTCTAAGTTCCACCACAGAAACCTCACCACAGAGTTCTGCAACCCAAGAGGATGATGTGGAATCAGCCAAATCGGTTCCTATCCCGAGTGACCCTGTAGTGGCTAAAGAGGAAGAATCAACAGAAATATATGACTCAGCCCCAACAGAAACAAATGCAG AAAACCCCCTGCCTGCAGAAAATGGGATAGTGGAGGAAGACACTGATATAAAACCAGCAGTGGATCACATTACAATTTCACAGCCTGAGTTAGTAGAAGCTTCCCCAGTGGAGGCTGCCGCAGTTGAAGCTGCCCCAGTCGAGGCTGAATCTGAAGTCCCAGTAGAAGCTGCCCCAGTAGAGGCTGAATCTGCCCCAGCAGAGGCCATCCCAGTAGAGGCTGAAGCAGCTGCCCCAGTAGAAGCTGCCCCAGTAGAAGCTTCCTCAGTAGAGGCTTCCCCAGTCGAGGTTTCCCCAGTAGAAGCCGCTCCAGTAGAGGCTGAATCTGCCCCAGTAGAAGCTGCCCCAGTAGAATCTGAAGCTGCCCCAGTAGAGGGCACCCCAGTAGAGGCTGAAGCAGCTTCCCCAGTAGAAGCTGCCCCGGTAAAAGCCTCCCCAGTAGAGGTTGCCCCAGTAGAGGTTGCCCCAGTAGAGGTTGCCCCAGTAGAGGTTGCCCCAGTAGAGGTTGCCCCAGTAGAGGTTGCCCCAGTAGAGGTTGCCCCAGTAGAGGTTGCCCCAGTAGAGGTTACCCCAGTAGAGGCTGCCCCAGTAGAGGTTGCCCCTGTTGAGTCTTCCACAGTACCTGAAGAACCATCTATACCTCAGACCTTTGTGGACTTAGAAG CGTCATTAATAACACCCAAAGCTGCTGCTGAACCAGAGATCATGGATCAGACTCCAGATTCTCCAACAGTTGCACCATCACCAGCCATTAGCAAAG AGGGCTCTGGTTTCAAAGCAGACCCTTCCATCATGGACTTTGGCCAGTCCAGCCCTGAGGATTCAGACCTTTACACCACTCGGAGCTGA